The genome window TTGCGGCAAAACCGGGACCGCGCAAAAGATTGGTTACTCTGGAAAATATGCCAAGGGAAAATATACGGCATCGTTTATAGGTTTTATACCTGCGGAGAAACCCAAGGCGGTTATTCTTGTAATTATAGATGAACCTCATGTCAATCATTACGGCGGCATTGTTGCAGCTCCGGTCTTTAGAAAAATTGCCTTGAAGACTCTTGATTATATGAATATGTCACAGGGACGGGTGGCGGGTGTCGAGGCGTCAGGTGGCAGGGATAGATAGATGAAGCTTCATGATTTGCTGAAATCAACCCAGGCAAGAAGGATTTATTCGGATGGCGATTCATGGCATGAAGCGGAGATATCTTCCATTCACTACCGGGCCCAGGAAGTATTGACAGGAGGGCTTTTTGTGGCTGTTAAAGGCCTTGCGGCGGACGGGCACGATTTTATAGATACGGCGCTTGCAAGGGGCGCAAAAGCGATTGTTACGCAAAAGCCGGTTGATGCGGATTCGATAATAATTGAAGTCGAGAATACAAGAAGAGCATTGGCCCGAATTTCATCCGAATTTTATCATAACCCGTCTGGGAAACTGGTGATCATAGGTGTTACTGGCACAAACGGCAAAACAACAACAGCATATTTAATAGAGAGTATTTTATTGAAGGCCGGTATCAGAGCCGGGGTTATCGGGACTATTAATTACCGGTATGCAGGTAAAGTTTTTAATAATCCCATGACAACTCCCGAATCTGCGGATCTTCAGAAAATTTTCGCGGAAATGTTTGAACATGGAATAACACATATAGTGATGGAGGTCTCATCACATGCCATCGACTTTCACAGAATCGATTGCTGTAATTTTGACCTGGGGGTTTTCACCAACCTTACCCAGGATCATCTCGATTTTCATGGCGATATGGATACCTACTGGTTATGTAAAAAAAGATTTTTTACGGAGATTCTCAATCCCGGTGGTGGTGATACAAAGAGTTCCGCTGTATTAAACTGCGATAATAAATATGGACGAGAGCTTTTTGAAGAATTGCCGGGAAATAATATTTCGGTAGGTAATTCAAAAAATAAGATGGTTTATCCTGAAGTTTTAAAACAGGATCTGACCGGCATGGAAGCCGCTTTTTTTTCTCCGGGAGGTAATTACAAGATTAAATCATCACTGGCAGGCCAATACAACTTGGAGAATCTACTGTGCGCTGCCGGAACCGGCTTTGCCCTTTCTATTAAGGAGGATATCATCGCGTCCGGTCTTGAAGAAGTAAATAGGGTGCCTGGGCGTATTGAAAGAATCGATAATAATCTCCAGAGATTTGTATATGTGGACTATGCCCATACCCCTGATGCACTTGGGAATGTGCTTTCCACCTTAAAAAGCCTGACAAAACAAAGATTGATCTGTCTGTTCGGATGTGGAGGTGACAGGGATAAAGCAAAGCGGCCCTTAATGGGTGAAATAGCAGCAAAATTATCCGATTTTGTTATTATAACTTCCGACAATCCAAGAACAGAGGATCCTGTGGATATTATAAATCAGATCCTTTCGGGCATTGGCAAATCATCTTCCCGCAGGCTTGACAAGGCGGAACTGAATAAAGGCCGGTGGAAACTGCCTGGGGGTATCAAAGGATATGCGGTTGAACCTGATCGGCAAAAAGCGATTTTTCTTTCCGTAAAAGCCTCCCTGCCGGGTGATACAATTGTAATAGCCGGAAAAGGGCATGAGACTTATCAGATCGTCGGGGATAAAAGACTATCGTTTGATGATCGTGAAGTTGCTAAAGCCGCTTTAAAGGATATCCGATGATAAAATCGGTTCCATGGCATTGTTCCCGGATTCTTGAAGCTGTGAGAGGTGAACTTTTATACGGAGATGCTGAGCGTTTATTTGCAGGGATCTCAATAGATTCCCGCACTCTCTCCCTGGGTGATCTTTTTGTTGCGATAAAGGGACAAAATTATGACGGCCATGATTTTATAGCAGATGCAGTAGAAAGTGGGGCCGCAGGTTTTCTGGTCGGCAGAAGTGATATTGCCGGCGATCGTTACAAAAGATGGGCCCGGAAGGGTCTTGTATGCCTGGCTGTGGAGAATACTATAGAGGCCCTTGGTGATATTGCCTCATTGAACCGCAAACGGACGGGCGTTTCGGTTGTGGCAATAACCGGCTCGAACGGCAAAACAACAACAAAAGAGATGACAGCCTCGGTTTTGTCCCGGCGCTTTGACACACTTGCTACAAAAGGAAATTATAATAATGAAATCGGGCTGCCTTTAACAATGTTCAGACTTGCCGCGTCACATAAATGGGCTGTACTGGAACTTGGTATGAACAGACTTGGTGAAATCGGCAGACTTGCCGGGATATGCAGGCCGGATATAGGTGTGATTACCAATATCGGAACGGCTCATCTTGAGGGATTTGACTCAATAGAAGGTATTGCACGCGCCAAGGGGGAGCTGCTTGAGCATATCAGGAATAACGGAACAGCGGTTCTTAATGCTGATGACCCAAGACTTCTCGGTTTGGCAGGCAAAATACAAAAGGACCTGCTGCTTTTCGGATTTCATGAAAATGCCGGAGTCAGGGCGCAAAATATTAAACAGGAGGTCTTTGGGCTTTCTTTTAGCCTCCTGCTTCCCGGTGAGAGTGTTTTTGTTAATTTAAAAGCTCATAGTCCTGTTTTTGTGTCAAATGCTTTGGCCGCCGCGGCCGCAGCCCATCTCGCCGGATTAAATGCCGGGGAGATAAAATCGGGTCTGGAAGATTTCCAGCCTGCTGAAGGCAGGATGAACATTATGAAAACCCGAAGAGGATTTCATATTATTGATGATACCTATAATGCAAATCCCTGTTCAATGAAAGCCGCCATAAATGCTCTTAAATACTTAAAAGGTCAGGGCCGGGGCATTTTTGTAGCAGGGGATATGTTTGAGCTGGGAAAAGATGCCGGTTTAATTCATCAGGAAATCGGTGCCCTGGCCGCAATCAGCGATATTTCAAGACTTTATATAACAGGTGCGTTTTCGGATGATGTAGCCAAAGGCGCCCAGGGCAAGGGATTGAAATCCGGAAAAATATTGAGCGGTACGAAAGAGGCAATTCTTGATGACCTGACAAACAGGATCAAGCCTGGAGACTGGGTTTTGGTAAAGGGTTCGCGGGCCATGTGCATGGAGGATATAGTTAAAGGACTGAAGAAGCGGGGTAACGTAGATTGATTTATTATTTTTTATATCCGCTGCATACGTCCATATCTGCTTTTAATATATTCAGGTATATTACATTTCGGACAATATACGCCGGTGTTACTGCCTTTCTAATATGTTTTTTTCTTGGTCCCTGGATTATAAAAAAGTTGGGGAATATGCAGGTAAAACAGTACATCAGGGAGGAAGGGCCTGAAACACATTATAAAAAGGCAGGCACACCCACCATGGGAGGAGTGCTGATTCTTTTGTCGATTACAATATCAACGCTGCTTTGGGCCGATCTTGCCAATTCATATGTCTGGATTATCCTCATGGCTGTAATTGGATGCGGCCTGATAGGCTTTGCAGACGATTACCTGATGCAGGTGAAGCAACGGAGCATGGGATTGAGCGCTAAAACAAAGATAATAATGCAGATCATTTTAGCAGTGATCACAGGATTTCTTGTTTATTGGCGGCCTGATTTTTCCACATGCATCACAATCCCTTTTTTCAAGCATGTTTCACCTGATCTGGGCTTTGGGTATGTGTTTTTTGCCGCCTTTGTCATAGTCGCGTCATCAAATGCCGTGAACCTTACAGACGGACTGGATGGTCTTGCCACCGGATCCGTGGTGATAGCCGCTGCGACATATATGATTTTTGCCTATGTGGCGGGTCATGTCAAAATCGCAGATTATCTTCAGCTTAATTATGTACCGGGAAGCGGGGAAATTGCCGTATTCTGCGGCGCAGTTGCAGGCGCCGGACTCGGCTTTTTATGGTTCAACAGCTATCCTGCGCAGGTTTTTATGGGTGATACAGGCTCTCTTGCCCTTGGAGCCGCCATAGGCACGGCAGCGGTTATAACAAAACAGGAAATACTACTGATAATAGTCGGCGGTCTTTTTGTAATCGAGGCCTTGTCCGTAATTTTTCAAGTCGGTTTTTTTAAAATATCCAAAGGCAAACGTATTTTCAGAATGGCTCCTTTGCATCATCATTTTGAGTTAAAAGGTTGGTCTGAGCCCAAAGTCATAGTGAGATTCTGGGTTATAGCTATAATTCTTGCGCTTGTTTCAATGAGCAGCCTGAAGCTCAGGTAGTCTGCATTCAAATTGTTATGAATATTAAAAACAAAAAAGTCCTGGTGGTTGGTCTCGGTATGTCCGGATTAGCTGTTGCACGGTTTTTAAAAAAGAGGGGCGCTGTTGTTACAGTAACAGATATGGCAGCAGAAGAGAGAATGCCTGACTACGCCCGTGAAATCCGTGCAATGGGCATTAGACTGGAACTGGGGATTCACATTATCAAGACCTTTGAATCGGCGGAACTTATAGTCATCAGCCCCGGCGTGCCCCATACAATAAAACCGGTAAAAAAGGCAATTGAAAAAGGGGTTCCGGTTATTGGAGAGATCGAGCTTGCTTCAAGGTTCATAGGTGAACTTGTAATCGCCATTACCGGCACCAACGGCAAGACCACAACAACCAGACTGCTGGGAAAAATGCTTGAGCATTCGGGAATTAAAGTGTTTGTCGCCGGGAATATAGGCAACCCGTTGATTGAATATCTTGATATGCGGGAAAAGGTCGAAATGCTTGTGGTTGAAGTAAGCAGTTTTCAGCTCGATACAATAGATATGTTCAGACCAAAAATAGGTGTTTTACTGAATATTGCGGAAGACCATCTTGATCGGTATCCTGATTTTGCAGCATATGCGGCATCAAAGGGGAGGCTTTTTAAAAACCAGAAAAAGAGTGATACAGCGGTATTAAATCGCGCTGATCTTCTGGTCGGTGAGGTAACCGGAAAAATAGATTCCAAAAAAATCTATTTTTGTGATCAAGCCGATAACGGCTCTGCGCTCGCCGCTCTTAAGCTTGCGAATGAAGCGTTTACCGCTGGGCATAATAAGGAAAATGCTTATGCGGCAGCTTCGGCGGCTTTGGAAGCTGGTGGAAATCTTGATGGAATCCAGGCCGCTCTGGATACTTTTAAAGCTGATCCCCACAGGCTTGAGTATATTACTACGATAAATGATGTGATGTTTTATGATGATTCAAAGGCTACCAACATTGCAGCCTTGGCAAGGGCACTGGAATCTTTTAATAAGCCGGTCTCCCTGATTATGGGAGGACGGGACAAAGGAGGCGACTACCTGACTTTAAGAGGCGCTGTTGGAAAGCATGTTAAGAAAGTTGTTGTGATTGGGGAGGCAAAAGAAAAAATAATATCTGCTCTAGGTAATACTGTAAATGTGGAGCAGGCATCTACCATCGAAGCGGCGGTTTCTGCAGCTTATAAAGCGGCGGGGCCCGGAGATGCGGTGCTTCTCTCTCCCGCATGTTCAAGCTTTGATATGTTTAAAAGTTATAAAGAAAGAGGAAAGAGGTTTCGCCTGGCAGCGAGGAGTCTGGGAGGGTAGACAGAATAGCAGCTATTCCCATCATAAATAGCTTAACTTATTGGAATCATTAAACTTTCAATTTTAGAGTTTGCGAAAACCCTTGTCTGATAACATAATAATATCAGATAGTTAAGACCCATCTGGGAATTGCTGACAGAATAGCAGCCTCCCGGAGTAAAAAAGCAATGCAGGAAAGCAAAAAAAAAGAAAAGGCTGTAAGATATGATCTTCATTTGCTCTTTCCGGTGCTTTTGCTGGTTGGATTGGGTCTGGTCATGATCTACAGCGCCAGCGCGGCAATTGCCATGAAAAAATTCGGAATAGACTATTTTTTTGTTAAAAAACAAATCTATTCTGCTTTGGCAGGCATAATCATTCTGATTTTTTGCAGTCATTTTCCATACAAATATTACAATATGTTAGCGTACCCGTTCCTGATTATTTCAATCACAATGCTTGTGTTGATTCATTTTGCCGGTTTCGGATATTCCGCCGGCGGAGCGCTGCGGTGGCTGCGTGTTGGAGAATTTACCTTTCAGCCGTCTGAATTTGTACGTTTTGCCATGGTTGTTTACCTGGCCTATTCCATGAATAAAAAAAGGGATGGACTGAAGAAGTTTACCATAGGGTGTGTGCCGCATTTTATTGTTTTCGCAATTTTTGCATTCCTGATTTTTATTCAGCCTGATTTTGGTTCCATAGTTATTCTTGGCGCTATTACCTGGATTATGCTTTTTGTCGGCGGTGCCAGGCTGTGGCATCTTTTAGCCTCTTTCGCCCTACTGCTTCCTGTTTGCTGTTATATGATGATGGGGGCTGCGTACAGGGTAAGACGCTTGTTGAGTTTTCTCGATCCATGGCAATATAAGGCCGACGAAGGATATCAGATTGTTCATTCCCTGATGGCTTTCGGGACGGGAGGAGTATGGGGGGCCGGAGTTGGCAAGGGTTATCAAAAGCTTTTTTATCTCCCTGAATCTCACACGGACTTTATTTTTTCGGTGATCGGCGAGGAACTGGGGCTTGTGGGCGTAATTTTTATCATATGCCTTTATTTAATTATTTTATGGAGAGGAATAATCATTGCCGGAAAAACGGAAGATCCTTTTGGTTCTTTTGTCGCCGCCGGAATTACAATCGCAATAGGTCTCCAGGTATGTATTAATATGGGGATTGTCTTAGGTCTTCTTCCAACAAAGGGGATGACCCTTCCGTTTTTAAGTTATGGCGGCACATCTCTTTTAATAAGTATGGCTTCAATCGGGGTACTACTGAATATCGGATCATCCGGATCGAAACAAGAATGAAAAGCAGGACAACATACTCGCCGCGGATATTGATTGCGGGTGGCGGAACAGGCGGTCATCTTTTCCCGGGCATAGCAATAGCTGAAGAATTTTTGCGTAGAGACCCAAAAGCTGTAATCTTGTTTGTTATCAGCGGCAATCCTTTTGAAATCTCGGTTCTGTCCGAAAAAAAGTATGAATATAGTTGCATCGAGTCCCAGGGTATAAAAGGCCGTGGATTATTAAAACAGATAGCCGCTGTTGCAAAAATACCGAAAGGTATCCTGAATTCGTTGAAAATACTGAAAAGATTCAGGCCTGATATCGTGCTTGGGCTTGGCAGTTACTCATCCGGGCCTGTGGTTGCCGGTGCATGGCTGCTGGGAATCAATATTGCGCTCTGTGAGCAGAATATCCTGCCTGGTATTACAAACCGTTTGCTCTCATATTTTGCCGCAAGGATATATGTTGCTTTTAGGAATACGAGTTTAGGCTGCTCTCAAAAAAAGATTTATTTTACAGGTAATCCTCTGCGCAGAGAAATTATTGATTATGCTGCAGGGAATAAGCCGGAACAAAAGGACGGAAAACTAAAAGATAAACGAAGATTTATGGTCATGATTACAGGTGGGAGCCAGGGCGCTCACAGTATCAATCTGGCTGTAGCGGATGCATTGGGTCATATAAAAAATAAGGATCAATTTTATTTTATTCATCAAACAGGAGATGATGATGAAGATATGATGCAAGGGATTTATGAAAGCCATGGCATAAAATGCACCGTTAAATCATTCTTTAATGACATGCCGGTGCATTTTGAGAAGTCCGATTTTGTAATATGCAGATCAGGCGCTACCACAGTTGCCGAGCTGACCGTTCTGGGCAAGGGAATTCTTTTTATACCATATCCTTTTGCAGCGGATAATCATCAGGTATTGAATGCCCTTTCCCTGGCAGAAGCAGGCGCTGCAGAAATGATTCTCCAGGATGATCTTGGCGGTAAACTCCTGGCCAAAAAAATTGAGTATTTTGCATCCCATCCTGAATCTTTAAAAACCATGGCAGCCAGGGCAAAAAAAATCGGCCGGCCTGGTGCTGTAAAAAAAATAGTCGATGATTGTTGCAGGTTAATAGAAAATGTATCTTAAAAAATATCATATTTACTTTGTCGGCATAGGTGGCATAGGAATGAGCGGCATTGCCGAATTGCTGCTTAATTTGGGGTACAAAGTTTCCGGTTCCGACGTTCAATCCACAGAGATAACTGAGCGTCTGAAAAACCTTGGAGGCGTTGTTTATACAGGTCACAACAAGCAGCAGATAGCAGGGTCGGATGTTGTTGTGGTTTCATCTGCCATAGGTGAAGAAAACTGCGAGGTTATTGCCGCCAGGCAGGCATCCATACCTGTAATAACAAGGGCTGAAATGCTGGCTGAATTAATGCGTTTAAAATATAGTATTGCTGTTGCCGGATCTCATGGGAAAACATCCACAACCTCTATTATAGCTTCTCTGCTTGGTAATGGCGGGCTTGACCCTACGGTTGTGATTGGCGGCAAACTGAAGAGTGTCGGCTCTAATGCAGTGCTTGGGCAGGGAGAATTTATTGTGGCCGAAGCGGACGAGAGTGACGGTTCCTTTCTTAAATATTCGCCGGCTATATCAGTTATAACTAATATCGACAGGGAACATCTTGATTTTTATGGGGATCTTGGTTCCATCAAGGAAGTTTTCTTAAGTTTTATTGATAGGCTGCCTTTTTATGGACTGGCCGTACTATGCCTGGATAATGAGCCGATACAGGATATTATACCGAAAATAAGGAAACGATTCACTTCTTATGGTTTAAGCAGTCAGGCTGATTTTCAGGCCCGGGATGTCTCATTCCATGACAGGAAAAGCAGCTTTTCTGTTTTTCATCGTAAAAAAAAGCTTGGTGACGTTATATTAAATCTGCCTGGAATGCATAATGTTTATAATGCCATGGCAAGTATTGTGGTGAGCGTGGAGCTTGATCTCTCTTTTGATGTAATTAAAAGTACTCTTGAAACACTTGAAGGTGTTCAGCGCCGACTCGAAGTCAAGGGAGAGATAAATGGAATTACGATTGTTGATGATTACGGCCATCATCCGACTGAAATAAAAACCACCTTGCAGGCAGTGATGCACAGCTGGCCGGACAGGCGCAAGGTTGTCCTATTTCAACCCCATCGTTATACAAGAACCGAGGCGCTTTTTGATGAGTTTTCACGTTCATTTTATCAGTCTGATCAACTTGTACTTTTGCCGATATATTCTGCCGGAGAAAAGAAAATAGAGGGCGTAAACAGCAGTATCCTGTGCAAGGAAATCATAGCTCATGGTCATAAGAATGCGGAATATATGGAAGGCTTTGACGATGCGCTTACTTATCTGGAAACAAATCTACAGCAGGGCGATTTACTGCTTACACTTGGCGCAGGAGATGTATGGAAGGTCGGAGAGGAATTGTTGCAGCGTCTGTAAAACCGGGATGAATCTATGATGATTAATCATGCAGCAAAAGAATTTTTGAAAAATATTTCCGGCGGGAATGTCAGGTTTGATGAACCTATGTCCCGGCATACCAGCTTGCGGGTGGGCGGTACTGCTGATTTTTTTGCGGAGCCGGATAGTCTTGAAGCCCTTGTAGACATAGTTAAATGGACGTCGGCTAAAAGTATACCTTATTTAATTATCGGGGGCGGCTCAAATCTGCTTGTAAGGGATAACGGAATCAGGGGGCTTGTAATCAGTCTAAAAAAATGTCTCAACTGCATCACTGACAATAGAAGGAATGATATCTTTGTTGAAGTATCGGCAGGTGCGGGGGTGAATCTGCAAAGATTATGTTTTTTTGCAATGAATAAGGGATTGGAAGGGATGAATTTTGCTCTCGGCATTCCGGGTTCAGTAGGAGGAGCAATAGTGATGAATGCCGGAACTGAGCATGGTTTTATGGAGAAAGTTCTGGATTCTGTAAATGTTCTTATGACGGACGGGAAAATAGAAAAAATCGACAAAACGAATATTGACTTCAGCTACCGTGAGCTTGCCTTGAAGCTTGAACAGAATAAAGGCGCAGTAAACAGATCAAGCAATAGATCAAGCAACAGATCAATCATCATAAGTGGAAAATTTTTATTTACGCGCAATGAACCGGCAAAACTTAAAAAAGAAGCAGAATCAATGCTTGGGGCACGAAACAGGAAACAGCCCACAAATTTGCCGAGTGCGGGATGCTTTTTCAGGAATCCGCAGTCCGGTATGACGGCCGGCGAACTTATAGATAGGGCAGGCCTTAAGGGTAAGATTGTGGGCGGAGCCCGAATTTCCATGAAACACGCCAATTTTATTATTAACCGGGATAATGCCTCGGCGGCGGATATTATAGCACTAATGGAAGAAGCACAGGAAAGAGTTGACAAACACTTTAATATTTTTCTTGAACCTGAGGTGAAGATCGTTGGGGAATAAACGTCCACGCATGAATTCTTACAAGAAGAGAACCGTATTTCCCCCAAAAAGTATAATTAGCAAAAGGATAATGATCTGCGCTGCATTCTCTTTTAAAATAATTACCGGAATCTCCGTATTGTTGGTTATGAGTATATTTTTTATATTGATCCATGACTTTTTAACTCAGTGTGATTATTTCAGAATAAAAAATATTACAGTAACAGGCGCTTGTAGATTCCAGGATGAACAGGTCATCAAGCAGGCAGCAATAGAGAAGGGTACCAATATTTTGTCAATAAATCTTCCCCTTATGAGAAAAAGACTTATGGCTAACCCGTCAATTGCCGAAGCGGAAATAATTCGATATTTGCCTGACCGCATAGTTATCAGGATTAAAGAACATATACCCTTGGCTGTTCTGGATTTTGGACGCAGATTTATAATTAATAAGAATGGTGAAATATTTAAAGAAATGGATAACTCGAATCAGCAGGATCTTCCCCTCGTCACAGGACTGAAGATATCGGATATTAATATTTCAGGTGAACACGGCAGCCTTTATTACGATGCGGTTATGGACGTATTGAATTTAGGCCAAAAAAGAGGAAGCCCAGTGCCCCTGGGGGCGATAGAAAAGATTAAGGTTGATAAAGAAATGGGTCTGATTCTGTATACTGCCTATTGTAAGACTGCCGGCCTGCATGAGATAAAACTCGGGTATAATGATTACCCAACTAAATATAAAAGTCTTAAAAAAATTTACATATATTTAAAAAGAACGCGCGGTTTTTTGGATTTTTGTTCCATTGATATAAATAATTTAAACAGGATAGTGTTAACTCCTGCGGGTAATAAAAAGGAGCTTTAAAATGCAGGTGCATGATAAACTTTTGGTCGGTCTGGATGTTGGAACTACGAAAATCTGCGCTGTGGTAGGTGAGGTCAGCGGAGGAGAAATAAATATAATAGGCGTTGGCACACATCCGTCCATAGGTCTTCATAAAGGCGTTGTTGTTAATATTGATTCTACAGTCGAATCTATAAAAAAGGCTGTTGAAGAAGCGGAATTGATGGCGGGATGTGAAATTTCGTCAGTTTATGCGGGCATAGCAGGAGGACATATAACCGGTTTTAACAGCCACGGAATTGTTGCGATAAAAGGCTCTGAGGTTACCAGGCATGATGTTGAGCGTGTAATAGAGGCCGCCCGCGCTGTGGCAATTCCCATGGACAGAGAAGTTATTCATGTGCTTCCGCAGGAATATGTAGTAGACGAGCAGTCCGGGATCAGTAACCCTGTAGGAATGGCCGGAGTCAGGTTGGAGGCAAAAGTTCATATTGTAACCGGAGCAGTTACATCGGCGCACAATATTGTAAAATGTGCCAACAGGGCGGGACTCGATGTGTGTGATATTGTGCTTGAATCACTGGCATCCGGCGAAGCAGTG of Desulfosarcina sp. BuS5 contains these proteins:
- a CDS encoding cell division protein FtsQ/DivIB; protein product: MIHDFLTQCDYFRIKNITVTGACRFQDEQVIKQAAIEKGTNILSINLPLMRKRLMANPSIAEAEIIRYLPDRIVIRIKEHIPLAVLDFGRRFIINKNGEIFKEMDNSNQQDLPLVTGLKISDINISGEHGSLYYDAVMDVLNLGQKRGSPVPLGAIEKIKVDKEMGLILYTAYCKTAGLHEIKLGYNDYPTKYKSLKKIYIYLKRTRGFLDFCSIDINNLNRIVLTPAGNKKEL